One window of the Candidatus Hydrogenedentota bacterium genome contains the following:
- a CDS encoding amino acid ABC transporter ATP-binding protein → MIDAASTATPLISVRNLVKSYDGAPVLRDISFSIEEGDLVSIIGPSGCGKSTLLRCLNCLEILDSGTVSIAGVTLARAGKSARPDQNFYARAHALRAEVGMVLQSLNLFPHKTVRENIMLAPMVVKKEPRDAAEANALRLLDKVGLLTYKDRYPGQLSGGQQQRAAIARALAMAPKVMLYDEPTSSLDPELVNEVLEVMRELDREGMTQLIVTHEMRFARDASDYIIFMEHGEIVEISDEDEIFLAPKDDRTRRFLRKHMES, encoded by the coding sequence ATGATCGACGCCGCGAGTACCGCAACCCCGCTAATCTCCGTCAGGAATCTCGTCAAGAGCTACGACGGCGCGCCCGTGCTGCGGGACATCAGCTTCTCGATCGAAGAAGGGGACCTGGTCTCGATCATCGGGCCATCGGGTTGCGGCAAATCCACGCTCCTGCGCTGCCTGAACTGCCTGGAAATCCTCGATTCCGGCACGGTTTCGATTGCGGGCGTGACGCTGGCGCGCGCCGGCAAATCCGCGCGGCCGGACCAGAACTTCTACGCGCGCGCGCACGCCCTGCGCGCGGAAGTGGGCATGGTGCTGCAGTCGCTGAACCTGTTTCCGCACAAGACGGTGCGCGAGAACATCATGCTCGCGCCGATGGTGGTGAAGAAAGAGCCGCGCGACGCGGCGGAGGCGAACGCGCTGCGCCTGCTCGACAAGGTGGGCCTGCTCACCTACAAGGACCGGTACCCGGGCCAGTTGTCCGGCGGGCAGCAGCAGCGGGCCGCCATCGCGCGCGCGCTGGCCATGGCGCCGAAGGTAATGCTGTACGACGAGCCGACGTCGTCGCTGGACCCGGAACTGGTCAACGAGGTGCTGGAGGTAATGCGCGAACTGGACCGCGAAGGCATGACGCAGCTCATCGTCACGCACGAGATGCGTTTCGCGCGCGACGCCTCCGATTACATCATCTTCATGGAACACGGAGAGATCGTGGAAATCTCCGATGAAGACGAGATCTTCCTTGCTCCGAAAGACGACCGCACGCGCCGCTTCCTCCGCAAGCATATGGAGTCCTGA